CGTGCTCCAGGCCGTGCAGGGCCATCTGCCGCAGGTCCGTGGCATGGCAGAGCACCCCCACGGGAACGCCGCGCACCCGTTCGCGCACGAAGGAGCTCACCAGGTAGAGATGGTGACAGATCACCAGGTCGGGCTCAAACTCGAGAAGGGCCCGGTCAAGGGCGGCTCCAAAGGCGCGCTCGAGGGCCGCCTCCATCGCAGGCGTGAGGTCGCAGTAGCGCGTGGCCGGATAGGGCATCTCGTCCGACATCCCGCACACGTGAAACGGCAGCTCGGACGTGTCGAAGCGCACGCTAAACACGCGCGTCTGCGCGGGCAGGCTCTCGATCGCGTCGCTGTTTGAGACCCCGCAGATGACGGCCGTCTCATGGCCGGCCGCCACCTGCGCCGCAACCGTCTGGGCGAGGAAGGTCCCGCTGCCCGTGCCATCCGGCTTCTGCGCGGACACGCTGAGGATGCGCATCGGCCTCACCGAACGAACTCGAGCAGCTCGACTACGGTCATGGCCTCGAAGGGCACGCCGGCCTCGGACAAGGCGGCCTCGTAGGCCCCCCGGTCCTCCGGGGCGGCCTTCCAGGCCAAGCCGCAACCAGCGGAGATCTGGGCGGGCACGGGAATCATGCGCCCCCCCAATCCCCGCTTGCCGCAAAGCTCCTCGCAGCTCATGGCTGCTGCCGTGGTGGGAAACGTCATCACGAGCGAAGGCTTGCGCAC
This is a stretch of genomic DNA from Thermophilibacter immobilis. It encodes these proteins:
- a CDS encoding DUF3343 domain-containing protein, yielding MRKPSLVMTFPTTAAAMSCEELCGKRGLGGRMIPVPAQISAGCGLAWKAAPEDRGAYEAALSEAGVPFEAMTVVELLEFVR